A section of the Polynucleobacter sp. AP-Sving-400A-A2 genome encodes:
- a CDS encoding TMEM165/GDT1 family protein, whose amino-acid sequence MDLSALALSTGVVALAEMGDKTQLLSLMLAARYPKQALAIIGGIFIATIANHACAALLGHWLTTFISTDLLKWILGLSFLGIGLWLLVPDHIDDVGGSKVTDRAFQVFMLTVGLFFLAEMGDKTQIATIALGAKYSDVFAVTVGTTLGMMLANAPAVWIGQKFTQRMPIKWVHAVAAVTFIAIGVATLIWA is encoded by the coding sequence ATGGACTTATCTGCATTAGCACTTTCTACCGGTGTAGTCGCCCTAGCTGAGATGGGTGATAAAACCCAATTACTTTCTTTGATGTTGGCTGCGCGCTATCCAAAGCAGGCGCTCGCCATTATTGGCGGGATATTCATCGCGACGATTGCCAATCACGCTTGTGCAGCTTTACTAGGACATTGGCTCACCACTTTTATCAGTACAGATCTTCTCAAGTGGATCTTGGGTTTGAGCTTTTTAGGAATAGGCCTGTGGCTCTTGGTGCCCGATCATATTGATGATGTAGGCGGATCCAAGGTAACGGATAGAGCCTTTCAGGTGTTCATGCTGACGGTTGGACTCTTTTTCTTGGCTGAGATGGGGGATAAGACCCAAATCGCTACGATTGCCTTGGGTGCTAAATACTCTGATGTCTTTGCAGTAACGGTTGGTACTACTTTAGGGATGATGCTGGCGAATGCCCCAGCAGTTTGGATTGGGCAAAAATTCACTCAACGTATGCCCATTAAGTGGGTGCATGCGGTAGCGGCTGTCACCTTTATCGCTATTGGTGTTGCCACCCTGATTTGGGCTTAG
- the pepN gene encoding aminopeptidase N has translation MKTDLPQSFRRLEYRAPNYTFSQVELDIALDPARTIVKSRLEVLPCLGHEAGMPLVLQGHELEFVSLRINGVAHRQFELSLETLTVHALPNEGKQAFIVEIICVCVPEKNTSLMGLYVSNGNFFTQCEAEGFRKITYFLDRPDVMARYRVTLRAREAECPVLLSNGNLISTEKLPNGWHSAVWEDPFPKPSYLFALVAGKLECIEETITTGSGAKKLLQIWVEPHDLKKTRHAMDSLIASIHWDEKRYGLELDLERFMIVAVGDFNMGAMENKGLNVFNTKYVLAQAETATDADFANIESVVAHEYFHNWTGNRVTCRDWFQLSLKEGLTVFRDQEFSADQMGSESGRAVKRIEDVRLLRQLQFPEDAGPMAHPIRPDEYQEINNFYTVTVYEKGAEVVRMYQTLLGVDGFRKGMDLYFHRHDGQAVTCDDFLAAMADANDRDLSQFKNWYSQAGTPQVKVEEFYDADKKQYQVTLTQSPSANAVHKDSKLFHIPLKMRLLTSENDQVETLLELTQDQQTWTFDQVMSRPVLSINRNFSAPINLNFDQSELDLLTMFSSDDDAFNRWEAGQKLAMQMILGNRLPDKTLIEAYRTLLTDPDLDPAFKELALTLPAETYLYEQCVSVDPQQIYHARRAFRHALASELRIEWAALYQQMQTPGPFNPDAISAGKRGLKNLALSMLLEADPLIWAPMAVNQYQNADNMTDRYAALAGLVIHGSKSAAACLEDFYTRFADDALVIDKWFALQSSRPPVVNAESTLNEVKRLREHEAFKMNNPNRVRSVIHAFCMNNPASFHQADGSGYAFWAESVLALNPINPQVAARLARGLDRWRQFAPIYQEQMLSALKQVAACETLSPDVKEVVSKALGD, from the coding sequence ATGAAAACCGATCTTCCACAGAGCTTTCGCAGGCTCGAATACCGCGCTCCCAATTACACCTTTTCACAGGTTGAACTAGACATTGCTTTAGATCCGGCTAGGACAATTGTGAAGAGTCGCCTAGAGGTTCTACCTTGTCTTGGTCATGAGGCTGGCATGCCTTTAGTGTTGCAGGGCCATGAACTCGAGTTTGTGAGCTTACGCATTAATGGTGTAGCCCATCGTCAATTTGAACTAAGCCTAGAAACGCTCACTGTTCATGCTTTACCGAATGAAGGTAAGCAGGCTTTTATTGTTGAGATTATCTGCGTCTGTGTGCCTGAGAAAAATACCTCACTCATGGGTTTGTATGTTTCCAACGGGAATTTCTTTACCCAGTGCGAAGCCGAGGGGTTCAGAAAGATTACGTACTTCCTCGATAGACCTGATGTGATGGCGCGTTATCGCGTGACTCTGCGTGCTCGTGAGGCGGAGTGCCCAGTGTTGTTATCAAATGGCAATCTGATTAGTACTGAAAAATTACCGAATGGTTGGCACAGCGCCGTTTGGGAGGACCCGTTTCCAAAGCCGTCTTACTTATTTGCCTTGGTCGCCGGCAAGTTGGAATGTATTGAAGAGACGATCACTACTGGCAGTGGTGCAAAAAAGTTATTACAGATTTGGGTTGAGCCGCATGATTTGAAAAAGACCCGTCATGCGATGGATTCTTTGATTGCCTCAATTCATTGGGATGAGAAACGCTATGGTCTTGAGTTAGATCTCGAGCGCTTCATGATTGTGGCAGTGGGTGACTTCAATATGGGCGCGATGGAGAACAAGGGCCTGAATGTTTTCAATACTAAATATGTCCTGGCTCAAGCAGAGACTGCAACCGATGCCGACTTTGCCAATATTGAAAGCGTTGTAGCCCATGAGTATTTCCACAACTGGACTGGTAATCGCGTTACTTGCCGCGATTGGTTTCAGCTTTCTCTTAAAGAAGGTTTGACTGTATTCCGCGATCAGGAGTTTTCTGCAGATCAGATGGGTAGTGAGTCCGGCAGGGCAGTAAAGCGAATTGAAGATGTGCGTTTGTTGCGCCAACTACAGTTCCCTGAGGATGCAGGTCCGATGGCCCATCCAATTCGTCCAGATGAATATCAAGAGATCAATAATTTTTACACCGTGACGGTGTATGAGAAGGGCGCTGAAGTTGTTCGTATGTATCAAACTCTATTGGGTGTTGACGGTTTCCGTAAAGGCATGGATCTGTACTTCCATCGTCATGATGGCCAAGCGGTGACTTGCGATGATTTCTTGGCTGCTATGGCTGATGCCAATGACCGCGATCTTTCTCAATTTAAGAACTGGTACAGCCAGGCTGGCACTCCTCAGGTCAAGGTAGAGGAATTCTATGATGCAGATAAAAAGCAATATCAAGTGACTCTGACGCAAAGCCCTTCAGCAAATGCAGTGCATAAAGATAGCAAGCTTTTCCACATTCCACTGAAGATGCGTTTACTAACATCTGAAAATGACCAGGTTGAAACTTTGTTGGAGTTGACTCAAGATCAGCAAACTTGGACTTTTGATCAGGTGATGAGTCGCCCAGTGTTATCCATCAATCGCAATTTCTCAGCCCCAATTAATTTAAATTTTGATCAAAGCGAGCTTGATTTGCTCACTATGTTCTCGAGTGATGATGATGCCTTTAATCGTTGGGAAGCTGGTCAGAAACTGGCAATGCAAATGATTCTGGGTAATCGTTTGCCTGATAAAACTCTGATTGAGGCTTATCGCACTTTATTAACTGATCCAGACTTGGATCCTGCATTCAAAGAGTTGGCGCTGACTTTACCTGCCGAGACTTATTTGTATGAGCAGTGCGTGAGCGTTGATCCACAACAAATTTATCACGCACGTCGTGCTTTCCGTCATGCCCTCGCTAGTGAGTTGCGCATCGAGTGGGCTGCCCTCTATCAGCAGATGCAAACACCAGGACCATTTAATCCTGATGCAATAAGTGCTGGTAAACGCGGATTAAAGAATCTGGCATTAAGTATGTTGCTCGAAGCGGATCCTCTGATCTGGGCGCCAATGGCGGTTAATCAATATCAGAATGCCGACAACATGACTGACCGATATGCCGCTCTAGCGGGCTTAGTAATTCATGGATCAAAATCAGCAGCAGCTTGTTTAGAGGATTTTTATACTCGGTTTGCTGACGATGCTTTAGTGATTGATAAATGGTTTGCATTGCAATCGAGTAGACCCCCAGTCGTAAACGCTGAATCTACCTTGAATGAAGTCAAGCGCTTGCGTGAGCATGAAGCCTTCAAAATGAATAACCCCAACCGAGTTCGCAGCGTCATTCATGCCTTTTGTATGAACAACCCCGCTAGCTTTCATCAGGCGGACGGCAGTGGATATGCATTTTGGGCCGAATCCGTTCTGGCCTTGAACCCAATCAATCCTCAAGTTGCCGCTCGTTTAGCAAGGGGATTGGATCGCTGGCGTCAGTTTGCCCCGATTTATCAGGAGCAGATGCTGTCAGCCCTAAAGCAGGTTGCGGCTTGCGAAACCCTCTCTCCGGATGTGAAAGAGGTGGTTTCTAAGGCTTTGGGCGATTAA
- a CDS encoding class 1 fructose-bisphosphatase — MSASSTFNTNFKQYLTSTKVKGEDIPAGLQELLEAVADTCSSLSHEVAQGALIGLLGSAGTGNVQGEVQQKLDVIANDLLIDGVQGCKSLAGLASEEMELPLPVQGTGDYLLLFDPLDGSSNIDVNVSIGTIFSVLKKQDPLAPLQTSDFLLSGRHQVAAGYVVYGPQTTMALTLGDGVVMFTLNKVTGEFVLIKHAVEISHSTKEFAINMSNMRHWAEPVRRYVDECLAGVSGERDKDFNMRWIASMVADVHRVLSRGGIFMYPWDQREPHKPGKLRLMYEANPMSFLVEQAGGASTNGDQLIMDMVPTELHERVSVMLGSKEEIERLQHYHSQA; from the coding sequence TTGAGCGCTTCAAGTACTTTTAATACCAATTTCAAGCAATACCTGACATCTACCAAGGTGAAGGGTGAAGACATCCCTGCGGGTCTTCAGGAGCTTTTAGAAGCTGTTGCAGATACTTGCTCAAGCTTGAGTCATGAGGTCGCACAAGGTGCCTTAATTGGCTTATTAGGCTCTGCTGGTACCGGCAATGTCCAAGGTGAAGTTCAGCAAAAGCTGGATGTGATTGCTAATGACTTATTAATTGACGGCGTACAAGGGTGTAAATCCTTGGCTGGCCTAGCCTCTGAAGAGATGGAGTTACCGCTTCCAGTTCAGGGCACTGGAGACTACTTGCTATTGTTTGATCCATTGGATGGTTCATCTAACATCGATGTGAATGTATCCATCGGCACGATTTTTTCTGTACTTAAGAAGCAAGATCCTCTAGCGCCATTACAAACTTCGGATTTCTTATTATCAGGTCGGCATCAGGTGGCTGCAGGTTATGTTGTCTACGGCCCGCAAACAACCATGGCATTAACGTTGGGCGATGGCGTAGTGATGTTTACGCTTAATAAGGTGACCGGTGAATTTGTATTAATTAAGCACGCAGTAGAGATTTCGCATTCCACTAAAGAGTTCGCCATCAATATGTCAAATATGCGTCACTGGGCTGAGCCTGTTCGTCGCTATGTAGATGAGTGCTTAGCAGGTGTGAGTGGCGAACGCGATAAAGATTTTAATATGCGCTGGATTGCGTCTATGGTTGCCGACGTTCACCGCGTCTTATCGCGTGGCGGCATCTTTATGTACCCATGGGATCAACGCGAACCTCATAAGCCAGGTAAGCTGCGCCTGATGTATGAAGCGAACCCTATGAGCTTTTTAGTGGAGCAGGCTGGTGGCGCATCAACTAATGGCGATCAATTAATCATGGATATGGTTCCCACGGAATTACATGAGCGTGTCTCTGTGATGTTGGGGTCTAAAGAAGAGATTGAGCGCTTGCAACATTACCATTCTCAGGCGTAA
- the cphA gene encoding cyanophycin synthetase — protein MDITRIRMLRGPNLWSRHTALEAIVSCEESERSIDLIPEFEIKIRERFPQLGSMRRGGQNETLSLAHALEHAALGLQSQAGCPVTFSRSVQTIDVGVYQVVVEYTEEVVGRMAFDFAFALIQATLNDVPFDLAAALSELEALYEDVRLGPSTGSIVDAAVQRNIPYRRMTEGSMVQFGWGSKQKRIQAAETSDTSAIAEAIAQDKELTKNLLAAAGVSVPTGEVVTTADDAWRAAQKIGGPIVLKPKDGNQGKGVVANIQTEAEVRTGFVVTQAFGRETIVERYLPGADYRLLVVGNRLSAAARREPAQVVGDGKHSVAELVELENKNPLRGDGHATALTKIRFDDIALAHLASNGLSPQHIPNTGERVLLRNNANLSTGGTATDVTDDVHPDVAASAIAAAQMIGLDIAGVDILCEAIYKPLESQGGGIVEVNAAPGLRMHLKPSYGKSRPVGEDIINTMYPLGEDGRIPVVAVTGTNGKTTTVRLISHLLNETGLRVGMTTTDGVYINHRLIDSGDCSGPKSARNVLMHPDVDAAVLETARGGMLREGLGFDRCEVAVVTNIGEGDHLGLNYITSVEDLAILKRVVVQNVAPSGAAVLNATDPIVVKMGDVCTGRVIFFAQNQHHPVIAAHRAKNKKVIYFDGAFIVCSKGARVLFRFPVSEIPLTQNGVLGFQIENAMASIGAAWALGLDAEKIARGLHSFESSANAVPGRFNQFQHKGATVIADYGHNPDAMRALASAIEAMKPQKSHVVISGAGDRRDEDIRDLTRILGNSFDNVILYQDQCQRGREDGEVLKLLQEGLVGTKKAKQVKEITGEFLAIDTALNDLSAGDICLILIDQVEESLAYLKEQVRP, from the coding sequence TTGGATATCACCCGTATTCGCATGTTGCGTGGCCCAAATTTATGGAGCCGCCATACCGCTTTAGAGGCTATTGTGTCTTGCGAGGAATCAGAACGTTCAATTGATCTGATTCCCGAATTTGAAATCAAGATTCGTGAGCGCTTTCCGCAATTAGGCAGTATGCGTCGCGGTGGGCAAAATGAAACTCTCTCCCTAGCACACGCGCTAGAACATGCTGCTTTAGGTCTTCAATCACAAGCAGGTTGTCCAGTCACTTTTAGCCGCTCGGTACAAACTATTGACGTAGGTGTATATCAAGTCGTCGTAGAGTACACCGAAGAAGTTGTCGGGCGTATGGCTTTTGACTTTGCCTTTGCCTTAATTCAGGCAACGCTCAATGATGTGCCATTTGATTTAGCGGCCGCTCTATCAGAGCTAGAAGCCCTGTATGAAGATGTGCGCCTAGGACCGAGTACTGGCTCCATTGTTGATGCTGCAGTACAAAGAAACATCCCCTATCGCCGTATGACTGAGGGCAGCATGGTGCAGTTTGGCTGGGGTAGCAAACAAAAACGTATCCAAGCTGCTGAGACTAGCGACACTAGTGCGATAGCCGAGGCGATTGCACAAGATAAAGAGCTCACTAAAAATCTTCTAGCGGCTGCAGGAGTATCCGTTCCAACTGGTGAAGTAGTCACTACCGCAGATGATGCATGGCGTGCCGCCCAAAAAATTGGTGGCCCTATTGTGCTCAAGCCCAAGGATGGCAATCAAGGTAAAGGTGTCGTTGCCAATATTCAAACGGAAGCAGAAGTGCGTACTGGCTTTGTAGTCACCCAGGCTTTTGGCCGGGAAACCATAGTCGAACGCTACTTACCTGGCGCGGACTATCGCTTGCTCGTGGTAGGTAATCGCTTATCCGCCGCGGCGCGGCGCGAGCCTGCACAAGTAGTAGGAGATGGCAAGCATAGCGTCGCTGAACTGGTTGAGCTGGAAAATAAAAATCCATTGCGCGGCGATGGTCACGCAACCGCATTAACCAAGATTCGCTTTGATGACATTGCTCTTGCACATTTAGCTAGTAACGGTCTCAGCCCGCAACATATACCCAACACTGGCGAACGCGTTCTCTTGCGCAATAACGCCAATCTCAGCACTGGTGGTACGGCTACCGATGTGACTGATGACGTCCATCCTGATGTTGCAGCCAGCGCTATCGCTGCTGCGCAAATGATTGGATTAGACATCGCTGGTGTCGACATTTTGTGCGAGGCAATTTATAAGCCTTTAGAGAGTCAAGGCGGCGGTATCGTTGAAGTCAATGCTGCTCCTGGCCTACGTATGCATCTCAAGCCTTCCTACGGCAAGAGCCGTCCTGTAGGCGAAGACATCATCAACACAATGTACCCGCTTGGCGAGGATGGCAGAATTCCAGTTGTGGCAGTCACTGGAACCAATGGCAAAACAACTACTGTTCGCCTTATTTCTCATTTACTCAATGAGACTGGCTTACGTGTTGGTATGACGACTACTGATGGGGTATATATCAACCATCGCCTAATTGATTCTGGAGACTGTAGCGGGCCTAAGAGTGCTCGTAACGTTCTCATGCATCCTGATGTAGATGCTGCTGTCTTAGAGACAGCCCGTGGCGGCATGCTGCGCGAGGGCTTAGGTTTTGACCGCTGTGAAGTTGCTGTTGTTACCAATATTGGTGAAGGGGATCATCTTGGTCTTAACTACATCACGAGCGTTGAAGACTTGGCTATCTTAAAACGAGTAGTTGTCCAAAATGTGGCGCCGTCTGGCGCTGCAGTCCTCAATGCCACGGATCCCATAGTCGTTAAGATGGGGGATGTTTGCACGGGGCGAGTGATTTTCTTTGCGCAAAATCAACACCACCCTGTGATTGCTGCCCATCGAGCTAAAAACAAAAAAGTGATTTACTTTGATGGTGCCTTTATCGTTTGCTCCAAAGGAGCTCGCGTACTCTTCCGCTTCCCAGTCAGCGAAATTCCCTTAACCCAGAATGGTGTTTTAGGATTCCAAATTGAAAATGCCATGGCCTCTATTGGTGCGGCCTGGGCACTAGGCTTGGATGCTGAAAAGATTGCGCGTGGCCTCCACTCCTTTGAAAGCTCTGCCAACGCAGTGCCTGGACGCTTCAATCAATTCCAGCACAAAGGCGCTACCGTCATTGCCGACTATGGCCACAATCCAGATGCCATGCGCGCTTTAGCTAGCGCAATTGAGGCCATGAAACCTCAGAAGAGTCACGTAGTCATTAGCGGTGCCGGCGATCGTCGCGATGAGGACATTCGTGATCTGACCCGTATTCTTGGCAATAGCTTTGATAATGTCATCCTGTATCAAGATCAATGTCAGCGTGGCCGCGAAGATGGTGAAGTACTCAAGCTTCTTCAAGAAGGTTTAGTGGGCACCAAGAAAGCCAAACAAGTCAAAGAAATTACCGGTGAATTTCTTGCTATTGATACTGCCCTCAACGATTTATCTGCCGGTGATATCTGTCTGATACTCATTGACCAGGTCGAAGAGTCGCTGGCTTATCTCAAAGAGCAGGTGCGACCATAA